The following are encoded in a window of Diorhabda sublineata isolate icDioSubl1.1 chromosome 3, icDioSubl1.1, whole genome shotgun sequence genomic DNA:
- the LOC130441858 gene encoding zinc finger matrin-type protein 5, whose product MGRRYYCDYCEKSFIDDLEARKKHLQSSNHIKLRNMHYESCRDPETALKEELLKIPCRRFFQGGCPFEGICRYTHYSPEELCELRQQVEHIQEMRRKQKEEHHQVPSSDSWIDQYKEKHMKEDSDAIHIFWKYPENFENRIDLPPSLIKFKTEHFYDDNFEEWGN is encoded by the exons atgggGCGAAGGTATTATTgtgattattgtgaaaaaagctTTATTGATGATTTGGAAGCTAGAAAAAAACATCTTCAGAGTTCCAATCATATTAAATTACGAAATATGCATTATGAGTCATGTAGag ATCCAGAGACTGCATTAAAGGAAGAACTTTTAAAAATACCTTGTAGAAGATTCTTTCAAGGAGGTTGTCCATTTGAGGGAATTTGTAGGTACACCCATTATTCTCCCGAAGAACTATGTGAACTTAGACAACAGG TTGAGCACATCCAAGAAATGAGGAGGAAGCAAAAGGAAGAACATCACCAAGTACCTTCATCGGACTCTTGGATTGAccaatataaagaaaaacacaTGAAAGAAGATAGTGATgctattcatatattttggaaatatcctgaaaattttgaaaatagaatagaTCTACCCCcttcattaataaaattcaagaCTGAGCATTTTTATGATGATAACTTTGAGGAATGGGGTAACtga
- the LOC130441859 gene encoding uncharacterized protein DDB_G0288805-like, with protein sequence MKILVCLLLTITETLCEVPPPYTSREFRLSSQVSIPQSTYGSPNGSPPKQLPTKYGPPPTSNAEPLDPSFKESSTPIKFTLNNQYRTIKGTFEPVNTPQRLYGVPKRVNSPQKQQVQTQNIPQTIYGASTTSNLWTQNGFTSKQQLPKVQKQNIFSAVPQTVYGAPAVYNQLTHGGLVTQPQVTYGAPNAPQKQQLLQIQMQNVFNPVPQPQRNYGTPDSTKTTIDTATLEEIRELKQVLQRIEALRLAQQVTNQYAAPQITQQQNQQLDNRFVQHLPTLANNNFRNSLSDQYLPVKEPENFKKFIAPTSQFNPQDSANVNIDNTISFRKEQGRISPNRYIPPNQNNNNNNQEGSISESTNFGNIPRNSWNNLDLPNVNNVNTQSNNGFSNSAPLPNNVDIQKVEVTQFGPRNRVRNNSASSGTTVKPQIDDLGAGSNEREVNNRYLPPRVENSVRSPRPTTPTPPTSEPDYDDQGAGAETPNIAIATSVAVPQNDLQYYLLQPDGTYQSVILEKGGRQEKAITYGQNYLLQNLRSNPNIAYTPIVNLLGK encoded by the exons ATCCTCGTTTGCTTACTTCTCACAATAACTGAAACGTTATGTGAGGTACCACCACCATATACTTCTAGAGAATTTAGACTAAGCTCTCAAGTGTCCATTCCCCAAAGTACTTATGGATCTCCGAATGGATCACCACCAAAGCAGTTACCAACAAAGTATGGCCCTCCACCAACAAGTAATGCAGAACCGTTAGATCCTTCATTTAAAGAGAGCTCTACTCCAATAAAATTCACACTCAATAATCAATACCGGACAATAAAAGGCACCTTCGAACCTGTGAACACACCTCAAAGATTATACGGTGTACCAAAAAGAGTTAACTCGCCACAAAAACAGCAAGTACAAACACAAAATATTCCACAAACTATATATGGTGCATCGACAACATCTAATCTGTGGACACAAAATGGATTCACGTCAAAACAACAATTACCTAAAGTACAAAAGCAAAATATCTTCTCTGCCGTTCCTCAAACTGTATATGGTGCACCAGCGGTGTACAATCAATTGACACATGGTGGATTAGTGACACAGCCACAGGTAACTTATGGAGCTCCTAATGCCCCTCAAAAACAGCAGTTACTACAAATACAAATGCAGAACGTTTTCAATCCCGTCCCACAACCACAAAGAAATTATGGAACTCCCGATTCTACCAAAACAACTATAGATACAGCAACTTTGGAAGAAATCAGGGAATTGAAGCAAGTCTTGCAAAGAATCGAGGCTTTAAGATTAGCTCAACAAGTAACAAACCAGTATGCAGCTCCTCAAATAACTCAACAACAAAATCAACAGCTCGATAATAGATTTGTCCAACACCTACCTACACTAGCTAATAATAACTTCAGAAATTCCCTTTCTGATCAATATTTACCTGTGAAAGAGCCGGAgaatttcaagaaatttattGCACCTACTTCTCAGTTTAATCCTCAAGATAGTGCCAATGTGAATATTGACAACACGATATCTTTTCGTAAGGAGCAGGGTCGTATATCACCCAACAGATATATTCCtccaaatcaaaataataataataataatcaagaaGGGTCAATATCCGAATCTacaaattttggaaacattCCAAGAAATTCGTGGAACAATTTAGATTTGCCCAATGTTAATAATGTGAATACTCAATCAAATAATGGTTTCTCCAACTCAGCTCCTCTTCCTAACAATGTGGACATACAAAAAGTAGAAGTAACACAATTCGGTCCCAGAAATCGAGTCAGAAATAATAGCGCTAGTTCCGGTACAACAGTTAAACCTCAAATTGATGATTTGGGTGCTGGTAGTAACGAAAGAGAAGTTAATAACAGATATCTTCCGCCAAGAGTCGAAAATTCAGTCAGAAGTCCTCGTCCAACCACACCAACACCGCCAACATCTGAGCCTGACTATGACGACCAA GGAGCTGGCGCCGAAACTCCGAACATTGCAATTGCTACATCAGTTGCTGTTCCACAAAATGACCTACAGTATTATTTGCTACAACCAGATGGTACATACCAGAGCGTAATACTTGAAAAAGGAGGACGCCAAGAAAAAGCTATTACTTACGGACAAAACTATCTGCTACAAAATCTACGTTCCAATCCAAATATTGCATATACTCCAATAGTAAATCTTTTGGGAAAATAA